The following proteins come from a genomic window of Geminicoccaceae bacterium SCSIO 64248:
- a CDS encoding paraquat-inducible protein A, which translates to MGHRPDNAAALDTPMIAASSIDTHYLATCHDCDLVQQVSHCPVGGIARCARCDAKIYTPRHNGIENSLMLTLAALCMFVVAVSFPIMSMTIEGQTQEASLWSAVVGMEEAGMPELAILVFLTAIGIPFLKLAAMIYVLVPVRSGRRPPGLGWIFRLIGKAGPWAMTEVFLLGLIVAYVKLVDLAQVQLGIALFAFVAQMFLMAAADAALDRYSVWALLGPQRRATGVTDVRKLVGCHSCGQVLDLPERPRRHLVCPRCHASVHHRKPNSIARTWALLLTAAILYVPANLYPVMSVIYFGRGEPDTILSGVVTLVQAGMIPVAALVFFASITVPLAKLAGLSYLLLSVQRGWIRRPRDRTRLYRLIEFIGRWSMIDVFMISILVALVSLGAIATIEPGIGAVAFASVVVITMLASMSFDPRLIWDALETDHG; encoded by the coding sequence ATGGGACACAGACCCGACAATGCCGCGGCGCTCGACACGCCGATGATCGCGGCGTCGTCGATCGACACCCACTACCTCGCAACCTGTCACGACTGCGACCTCGTCCAGCAGGTCAGCCATTGCCCGGTCGGCGGCATCGCGCGGTGCGCCCGTTGCGACGCCAAGATCTACACGCCGCGGCACAACGGCATCGAGAACAGCCTGATGCTCACCCTGGCGGCGCTCTGCATGTTCGTCGTCGCGGTCAGCTTCCCGATCATGTCGATGACGATCGAAGGCCAGACGCAGGAGGCGTCTCTCTGGTCCGCGGTCGTCGGCATGGAGGAGGCGGGCATGCCGGAGCTGGCCATCCTCGTGTTCCTGACGGCGATCGGCATTCCCTTCCTGAAGCTGGCCGCCATGATCTACGTGCTGGTTCCCGTGCGTTCCGGGCGGCGGCCGCCCGGTCTGGGCTGGATCTTCCGCCTGATCGGCAAGGCCGGCCCCTGGGCGATGACCGAGGTGTTCCTGCTCGGCCTGATCGTCGCCTACGTGAAGCTGGTCGACCTGGCGCAGGTCCAGCTCGGCATCGCCCTGTTCGCTTTCGTCGCGCAGATGTTCCTGATGGCCGCGGCCGATGCCGCCTTGGATCGCTATTCCGTCTGGGCGCTGCTCGGCCCGCAGCGGCGGGCAACCGGCGTGACCGACGTGCGCAAGCTGGTCGGTTGCCACAGCTGCGGGCAGGTCCTCGACCTGCCGGAACGTCCGCGCCGCCACCTGGTCTGCCCCCGTTGCCATGCCTCGGTTCACCATCGCAAACCGAACAGCATCGCGCGGACCTGGGCGCTCTTGCTGACGGCGGCCATCCTGTACGTGCCGGCCAATCTCTATCCCGTCATGTCGGTGATCTATTTCGGTCGCGGCGAGCCTGACACGATCCTCTCGGGCGTCGTGACCCTCGTCCAGGCCGGCATGATCCCGGTCGCGGCGCTGGTGTTCTTCGCCTCGATCACCGTGCCGCTCGCCAAGCTGGCCGGCCTCAGCTACCTGCTCCTGTCGGTGCAGCGCGGCTGGATCCGCCGGCCGCGCGACCGGACGCGTCTCTACCGGCTGATCGAATTCATCGGGCGGTGGTCGATGATCGACGTGTTCATGATCTCGATCCTGGTGGCTCTGGTCAGCCTTGGCGCAATTGCCACGATCGAGCCGGGGATTGGCGCCGTCGCCTTTGCATCGGTCGTCGTCATCACCATGCTGGCCTCCATGTCGTTCGACCCCAGGCTGATCTGGGACGCACTTGAGACGGACCATGGCTGA
- a CDS encoding alpha-D-ribose 1-methylphosphonate 5-triphosphate diphosphatase: protein MSADLALTNARVVTPEGVLHGHVEVSKGRIAAVAPGPSRSSVAIDMDGDYVLPGLVELHTDNLERAFSPRPGVRWPAEAAMIAHDAQIASAGITTVCDAICVGSHGGKQERRDFLETSVRLVRESAERGVLRAEHRIHLRCELADPHVVEMFEPLSAEPGLVLVSFMDHTPGQRQWHDLDKYRLFHFGRTVHDEAAFQAMVEQRKADQTSYSDPHRRRILALLEGRSVARASHDDTTLEHVAEAVVDGITIAEFPTTLTAAQAARQAGLSIVMGAPNIILGGSHSGNVSALALAADGLLDGLSSDYVPVSLLHAAFRLCDELDLPLEKAIEPITARPAAMIGLSDRGSIEVGLKGDLIRVRRRDATPAVLAAWRQGERIV, encoded by the coding sequence ATGAGCGCTGATCTCGCCCTGACCAATGCCCGCGTCGTCACGCCGGAGGGCGTGCTGCACGGCCATGTCGAGGTTTCGAAGGGCCGCATCGCGGCCGTGGCGCCGGGACCCTCCCGGTCGTCCGTCGCGATCGACATGGACGGCGACTACGTGCTGCCGGGGCTCGTGGAGCTGCATACCGACAATCTCGAGCGGGCCTTCTCGCCCCGCCCGGGCGTGCGCTGGCCCGCCGAGGCGGCGATGATCGCGCACGACGCCCAGATCGCGTCGGCCGGGATCACGACGGTATGCGACGCCATCTGCGTCGGCTCGCACGGCGGCAAGCAGGAACGGCGGGACTTCCTCGAGACGTCGGTCCGCCTCGTGCGCGAGTCGGCCGAGCGGGGCGTCCTGCGCGCCGAGCATCGGATCCATCTGCGCTGCGAGCTGGCCGACCCCCACGTGGTCGAGATGTTCGAGCCCTTGTCGGCCGAGCCGGGCCTGGTCCTCGTCTCGTTCATGGACCACACGCCCGGCCAGCGGCAGTGGCATGACCTCGACAAGTACCGCCTGTTCCACTTCGGACGCACCGTCCATGACGAAGCGGCCTTCCAGGCCATGGTGGAGCAGCGCAAGGCCGACCAGACGAGCTACAGCGACCCGCACCGGCGGCGCATCCTGGCCTTGCTCGAAGGCCGGAGCGTGGCGCGTGCCAGTCACGACGACACGACGCTCGAGCATGTCGCCGAGGCGGTCGTGGACGGCATCACGATCGCCGAGTTCCCCACGACCCTGACGGCGGCGCAGGCCGCCCGCCAGGCCGGCCTGTCGATCGTGATGGGCGCGCCCAACATCATCCTGGGCGGCTCCCATTCCGGCAACGTCTCGGCCCTCGCCCTCGCGGCGGACGGGCTGCTGGACGGCCTGTCCTCGGACTACGTGCCGGTCAGCCTGCTGCACGCCGCGTTTCGGCTCTGCGACGAGCTCGACCTGCCGCTGGAGAAGGCGATCGAGCCGATCACCGCGCGGCCTGCCGCCATGATCGGCCTGTCCGACCGCGGATCGATCGAGGTCGGCCTGAAAGGCGACCTGATCCGGGTCCGGCGACGGGACGCAACGCCGGCCGTGCTGGCGGCATGGCGCCAGGGGGAACGGATCGTATGA